The following nucleotide sequence is from Acetivibrio cellulolyticus CD2.
TACTGTACCTGTAAAAAATAAGGAAGATTTGTCATTAGCTTATACTCCTGGTGTTGCTGAGCCATGTTTAGCTATTCAAAAAGATGTTGATCTTTCATACACATTAACAAGAAGAGGAAACTTAGTTGCTGTTATTACTGATGGTACTGCAGTTCTCGGTCTTGGAGATATAGGTCCAGAAGCAGGTATGCCTGTTATGGAAGGTAAATGTGTTCTCTTTAAAACTTTTGGAGATGTAGATGCTTTCCCTCTCTGCGTAAGATCAAAAAGCGTTGACGAAATAGTTAACACTGTAAAACTCCTTGCTGGTAGTTTCGGTGGTGTAAATCTTGAAGACATTTCAGCTCCAAGATGTTTTGAAATAGAAAGAAGACTTAAAGCTGAATGTGATATTCCAATTTTCCACGATGATCAGCACGGAACAGCTGTTGTTACACTTGCTGCTATGATAAACGCATTAAAAATCGTTAAAAAGGATATAAATGATATATCTGTAGTTGTTAACGGTTCAGGTGCAGCTGGTATAGCAATAACAAAACTTTTGATGAGCATGGGACTCAAAAAGGTAATCCTCTGCGATACAAAAGGTGCTATATACGAAGGCAGAGACAACCTCAATCCTGAAAAAGAAGAAATGGCTAAAATCTCTAACCTTCAGAAGATCAAAGGTACATTGAAAGATGTACTTGTTGGTGCTGATGTTTTCATTGGAGTATCTGCTCCTAATATGGTTACTAAGGAAATGGTTAAGAATATGGCAAAAGATGCAATAATATTTGCTATGGCAAACCCAACTCCTGAAATTATGCCTGATGAAGCTAAAGAAGCCGGTGCAAAAGTTATCGGAACAGGTCGTTCAGACTTCGCAAACCAGATTAATAACGTACTTGCTTTCCCTGGTATCTTCAGAGGTGCTCTTGATGTAAGAGCAAGCGATATAAACGACGAAATGAAGATTGCAGCTGCAAAAGCTATAGCTTCTCTCGTTAGTGACGAAGAATTAAATCCAGAATTTGTTATCCCTGCAACAGTTGATCCAAGAGTTGGTTCAACTGTTGCGGAAGCTGTTAAAGAAGCTGCAAGGAAAACCGGTGTAGCTAGAATATAGTAATTA
It contains:
- a CDS encoding NAD(P)-dependent malic enzyme, which translates into the protein MDYRKESLRLHGEWKGKIEVVSTVPVKNKEDLSLAYTPGVAEPCLAIQKDVDLSYTLTRRGNLVAVITDGTAVLGLGDIGPEAGMPVMEGKCVLFKTFGDVDAFPLCVRSKSVDEIVNTVKLLAGSFGGVNLEDISAPRCFEIERRLKAECDIPIFHDDQHGTAVVTLAAMINALKIVKKDINDISVVVNGSGAAGIAITKLLMSMGLKKVILCDTKGAIYEGRDNLNPEKEEMAKISNLQKIKGTLKDVLVGADVFIGVSAPNMVTKEMVKNMAKDAIIFAMANPTPEIMPDEAKEAGAKVIGTGRSDFANQINNVLAFPGIFRGALDVRASDINDEMKIAAAKAIASLVSDEELNPEFVIPATVDPRVGSTVAEAVKEAARKTGVARI